The region GCGGGATCCGCAGGGCCTGGGCAATGTCTTCACCCGGTTCGTGAATGAACGCGGCTGGAACTCTCCCGTCGCCGTCGGATCGGTGATTTCCCGCTGGGAGGAGCTGGTGGGAAGCGAGGTCAGCGCCCACTGCAAGCCGGAGTCGTTCCAGGACACCACGGTGCAGGTTCGGTGTGACTCGACGGCCTGGGCCACCCAGCTCCGGCTCCTCAGGGACACCCTGATTGCCCGGTTCGACGCTGAACTCGGTTCCGGCGTCGTCACCAAGATCGAGGTCATCGGTCCGGCGGCGCCCAACTGGCGCAAGGGCCTGCGCAGCGTCAAGGGGCGGGGCCCCCGGGATACCTACGGGTAAGCCGGACAGCCTGGCATCCGGAGCCTCGGTGCGGCAGGGACCGAAAATCCCGCCCGTACAGGAGCCGGTTAGGGGCCGGAGAACCCCCTTGCTGGTATCCGCCCCTATCCGGGCGGCTCCAATTCGCTTCAAAGCATCATTAGTGGCCTGCCAGAGGGTGTTTTGGACAGGTTTGCCCCTTGCGGCGCGGTAGAATTGAGAGTGGAGATGCCTGTCCGCTGGGGAGGCTTCAATTCTGACGAACACAAGAGGAGTCGACAGCACCTGTGGCTAACGACAATGAGATGGACAACTCAGAGGTAACACCAGAGGACCACGCAGTGCCGGAAAAGGCCACCCCCGTGGAATACGGCGCGAATGAAATCACGGTTCTGGAAGGCCTTGAGGCAGTCCGAAAGCGCCCGGGCATGTACATCGGTTCCACGGGCCCCCGCGGCCTGCACCACCTGGTGTACGAAGTGGTCGATAACTCCGTCGATGAGGCTCTGGCCGGCTACTGCGACCACATCGAGGTGGTCCTGCAGGCCGACGGCGGCGTGCGCGTCACGGACAACGGCCGCGGCATTCCCGTGGACATGCACCCCACCGAAGGCATCCCCACCGTCCAGGTTGTTATGACCATCCTGCACGCCGGCGGCAAGTTCGGCGGCGGCGGTTACGCAGTGTCCGGCGGCCTTCACGGCGTTGGTATCTCCGTGGTCAATGCGCTCTCTGAACGGGTGGAAACTGAAGTACGCCGGCAGGGGTTTGTCTGGAAGCAGAGCTTCGCGAACGGCGGCCACCCCGTCGGCGAACTGCGCCAGGGCGAAGAAACCAGCGAAACCGGCACTACCCAGACGTTCTACCCGGATCCGGACATCTTCGAGACCACCGAGTTCGACTTCGAAACCCTGCGTGCCCGCTTCCAGCAGATGGCCTTCCTGAACAAGGGCCTGCGCATCCGGCTCACGGATGAGCGGACGCTGGAAGAGGAAACCGAGGAAATCGCCGAGGCCACTGACGAGGATGCGGCTCCGAAGCACCGCACGGTGGACTACCTCTACGCGGACGGGCTGCTGGACTACGTCAAGTACCTGAACTCCGCGAAGAAGGTCGAAGTTGTCCACGATGATGTGATCGCCTTCGAAACCGAGGACTCGGACAAGAAGATGGCCGTGGAAATGGCCATGCAGTGGACCACCGCCTACTCCGAGAGCGTCCACACCTACGCCAACACGATCAACACGCATGAGGGTGGAACGCACGAAGAAGGCTTCCGTGCCGCCATGACGTCCCTGATCAACCGGTACGCCCGCGAGAAGAACATCATCAAGGAAAAGGATGACAACCTCACCGGCGATGACATCCGCGAAGGGCTGACCGCCGTTATCTCGGTTAAGCTCGCCGAACCGCAGTTCGAAGGCCAGACGAAGACCAAGCTGGGCAACTCCGAGGTCAAGGGCTTTGTCCAGCGGGTGGTCACCGACCAGCTCGGTGACTGGCTCGAGCGCAACCCGGGCCCGGCCCGCGACGTCATCCGCAAGTCCATCCAGGCCT is a window of Arthrobacter sp. zg-Y1171 DNA encoding:
- a CDS encoding DciA family protein, encoding MRQAALARGNQRTPATRRKTGRGRQAPFVPGEYVGRDPQGLGNVFTRFVNERGWNSPVAVGSVISRWEELVGSEVSAHCKPESFQDTTVQVRCDSTAWATQLRLLRDTLIARFDAELGSGVVTKIEVIGPAAPNWRKGLRSVKGRGPRDTYG
- the gyrB gene encoding DNA topoisomerase (ATP-hydrolyzing) subunit B, coding for MANDNEMDNSEVTPEDHAVPEKATPVEYGANEITVLEGLEAVRKRPGMYIGSTGPRGLHHLVYEVVDNSVDEALAGYCDHIEVVLQADGGVRVTDNGRGIPVDMHPTEGIPTVQVVMTILHAGGKFGGGGYAVSGGLHGVGISVVNALSERVETEVRRQGFVWKQSFANGGHPVGELRQGEETSETGTTQTFYPDPDIFETTEFDFETLRARFQQMAFLNKGLRIRLTDERTLEEETEEIAEATDEDAAPKHRTVDYLYADGLLDYVKYLNSAKKVEVVHDDVIAFETEDSDKKMAVEMAMQWTTAYSESVHTYANTINTHEGGTHEEGFRAAMTSLINRYAREKNIIKEKDDNLTGDDIREGLTAVISVKLAEPQFEGQTKTKLGNSEVKGFVQRVVTDQLGDWLERNPGPARDVIRKSIQASQARLAARKARESTRRKGLLESGGMPGKLKDCSSKDPSKSEIYIVEGDSAGGSAVRGRNPETQAILPLRGKILNVERARLDRALSNAEVQAMITAFGAGIGEDFDVEKARYHKIVLMADADVDGQHITTLLLTLLFRYMRPLIENGYVYLAQPPLYRIKWSNHAHDYVYSDRERDEVIARGLANNQRLPKDNGIQRYKGLGEMDYTELWDTTMDPDHRTLLQVTMDDAAAVDQVFSVLMGEDVESRRSFIQQNAKDVRFLDI